Proteins co-encoded in one Candidatus Bealeia paramacronuclearis genomic window:
- the radC gene encoding RadC family protein, translated as MEDLRFGHRERLRSRFLETDGKGVQDYELLEMILFSAKPRGDVKPLAKILLKKFGSLKQVLLAPPHELQNVSEMGPAAVTTIKLAQELTQRILLQEIMNQPVLNNWEKVIQYCQHQMGHLNREQLRILFLDRKNQLIADEIQQEGTLDQTPIFPREVVRRALEHGAGALILVHNHPSGDPTPSEADIQITQKVILAARTMDIRVHDHIIVGRHESKSFKQLGLI; from the coding sequence ATGGAAGATTTGAGGTTCGGACATCGCGAACGTTTAAGGTCTCGTTTTTTAGAAACGGACGGAAAAGGTGTTCAAGATTATGAGCTTTTAGAGATGATCTTATTTTCAGCAAAACCGCGAGGTGATGTGAAGCCTCTGGCAAAAATTCTTCTCAAAAAATTTGGGAGCTTAAAACAAGTTCTTCTAGCTCCCCCGCATGAACTTCAAAACGTTTCTGAAATGGGGCCTGCTGCGGTGACCACCATCAAACTCGCCCAGGAACTCACACAACGCATTTTACTTCAAGAAATTATGAACCAACCTGTTTTGAACAATTGGGAAAAGGTCATTCAATATTGCCAACATCAAATGGGTCATTTAAACCGCGAGCAACTTCGAATTTTATTTTTAGATCGCAAAAATCAACTTATTGCTGATGAAATCCAACAAGAGGGAACACTGGACCAAACTCCCATTTTCCCGCGCGAAGTCGTCAGACGGGCCCTTGAGCATGGCGCGGGAGCCCTTATTCTTGTGCACAATCATCCCTCAGGAGATCCCACACCTTCAGAAGCTGATATTCAAATTACCCAAAAAGTCATTCTAGCCGCGCGCACTATGGACATTCGTGTTCATGACCACATTATTGTGGGTCGTCACGAGTCAAAATCTTTTAAGCAATTAGGATTGATTTGA
- the map gene encoding type I methionyl aminopeptidase has protein sequence MTYATEPQRGSIVIHSLQDFEGMRKSGKLAAETLDFITPYVQPGITTEELDRLCHDFIVSHGAIPAPLGYRGFPKSICTSINYVVCHGIPGPKKLQKGDIINIDVTTILDGWYGDTSRMFALGEIPLRARKLIEVTFEAMMRSIEMVKPGVHLGDIGHAIQSYVEPKGFSVVRDFCGHGVGRVFHMSPEVLHFGKPGTGPVLEEGMFFTIEPMINAGKPDTKVLADEWTAVTRDKSLSAQFEHSLGVTATGYEIFTLSPTGLSEKALP, from the coding sequence ATGACTTACGCAACTGAACCTCAACGGGGATCCATCGTGATCCACAGCCTTCAAGATTTTGAAGGCATGCGCAAAAGCGGAAAACTAGCTGCAGAAACTTTGGACTTTATTACGCCTTACGTTCAGCCCGGAATTACGACGGAAGAACTCGATCGCCTCTGCCATGATTTTATTGTGAGCCATGGTGCGATTCCAGCGCCTCTAGGGTATCGGGGATTCCCCAAATCCATTTGCACCTCCATTAATTATGTTGTGTGCCACGGCATTCCAGGGCCTAAAAAACTTCAAAAAGGCGACATCATCAATATTGATGTAACTACCATTTTGGATGGGTGGTATGGCGATACCAGCCGTATGTTTGCTTTGGGCGAAATTCCCCTTCGTGCAAGAAAATTAATTGAGGTTACCTTTGAGGCGATGATGCGCTCAATTGAAATGGTCAAACCAGGCGTTCATTTGGGCGACATTGGTCATGCTATTCAAAGCTATGTCGAGCCCAAAGGATTTTCTGTCGTACGCGATTTTTGTGGTCATGGTGTGGGTCGTGTTTTCCATATGTCTCCCGAAGTGCTTCATTTCGGAAAACCGGGGACGGGACCTGTTTTAGAAGAAGGCATGTTTTTCACGATCGAACCCATGATTAACGCTGGAAAGCCTGATACCAAAGTCTTGGCCGATGAGTGGACAGCGGTCACTCGCGACAAATCTTTGTCGGCTCAATTTGAGCACAGCCTGGGGGTAACTGCCACAGGGTATGAGATTTTTACCCTTTCACCCACAGGCCTCAGTGAAAAGGCTCTCCCTTAA
- the sfsA gene encoding DNA/RNA nuclease SfsA: MEFSPPLHKGILLKRYKRFLADVLLDSGEEVIAHCVNTGAMLGIKDPGTPVYLSYAPSPNRKLSYTWEMAEVEGTLVGANTARPNFLVGEALLQKQLIPFQSYSNIKREAKINDKTRLDFLLKEEGLPDCYVEVKNVHYKKEGLALFPDSVTIRGAKHMDELLELKSQGFQCAVLYVVQRADCKGFGLASEIDPNYAKSTLKAHSDGVEIFAYSCQLTPNGITLAHILPLEF; this comes from the coding sequence ATGGAATTTTCACCTCCCCTTCACAAAGGGATTCTTTTAAAACGCTACAAACGATTTTTGGCCGATGTTCTTTTGGATTCTGGAGAAGAGGTGATTGCCCATTGTGTCAATACAGGCGCAATGCTGGGAATTAAAGATCCTGGTACGCCCGTTTATCTCTCTTATGCTCCCAGTCCTAACCGAAAGCTTTCTTATACGTGGGAGATGGCAGAAGTCGAAGGCACCCTTGTGGGCGCTAATACCGCTCGTCCTAATTTTCTTGTGGGTGAAGCACTTCTCCAAAAACAACTGATTCCTTTCCAGTCTTATTCGAATATCAAACGGGAAGCCAAAATTAATGATAAAACCCGCCTGGATTTCTTGCTAAAAGAAGAAGGCCTTCCCGACTGTTATGTAGAAGTCAAAAACGTGCATTATAAAAAAGAAGGTCTTGCCCTTTTTCCAGACTCAGTCACTATTCGTGGCGCCAAACATATGGACGAGCTTTTAGAGCTCAAGTCCCAAGGATTCCAATGTGCCGTCCTTTATGTTGTTCAACGCGCAGATTGCAAAGGCTTTGGATTGGCCTCAGAGATTGATCCCAATTACGCTAAATCCACACTAAAAGCTCATTCAGATGGGGTTGAAATTTTCGCCTATTCTTGCCAATTAACCCCAAATGGCATTACACTGGCACACATTTTACCTTTGGAATTTTAA
- a CDS encoding competence/damage-inducible protein A: MTLPKQRTAALIIIGNEILSGRTQDKNLAYVATFLNQHGIRLMESRMILDDFDEIIEAVNTLRKRYDFVITTGGIGPTHDDITPEAIARAFGVPYEYHPESVIELKKHYTPEMLNEARMKMAKMPRGARLIRTPLSGAPAFAYENVYILAGVPKIMQSMLDSVKEEFGSGPSLLSRSITCLLPEGNVAEGLTKIQENHPHLEIGSYPFSREGIWGTVLVTRGFSYPEIDKACDEIKTMVTSLGGQLIEEQNIHENCPYH, translated from the coding sequence ATGACCCTTCCCAAACAACGCACCGCAGCTCTGATCATTATTGGAAACGAAATTCTCTCAGGGCGAACTCAAGATAAAAATCTCGCCTATGTGGCGACATTCTTAAATCAGCACGGCATTCGATTGATGGAATCGCGAATGATTTTGGATGATTTTGATGAGATTATTGAGGCCGTCAATACTTTGCGCAAACGCTATGATTTTGTAATCACAACGGGCGGCATTGGTCCCACCCATGATGATATCACCCCTGAGGCCATCGCGCGTGCTTTTGGCGTGCCTTACGAATATCATCCCGAATCGGTCATTGAGCTCAAAAAACACTATACGCCTGAAATGCTCAATGAAGCCCGCATGAAAATGGCCAAAATGCCACGAGGTGCGAGGTTAATTCGAACCCCACTTTCGGGAGCCCCTGCATTTGCCTATGAAAATGTCTACATTTTGGCAGGCGTCCCCAAAATCATGCAAAGTATGCTGGACTCTGTAAAGGAAGAATTTGGATCAGGGCCTTCTCTTTTGTCCCGTTCCATCACGTGCCTTTTGCCAGAAGGAAACGTGGCCGAAGGGCTCACCAAAATTCAAGAAAACCATCCCCACCTTGAAATTGGAAGCTATCCATTTTCTCGGGAAGGCATTTGGGGCACAGTTCTTGTGACACGGGGATTTTCCTATCCTGAAATTGATAAAGCTTGCGATGAGATTAAAACTATGGTGACGTCTTTGGGTGGCCAACTTATTGAAGAACAAAACATCCATGAAAATTGCCCTTACCACTGA